From uncultured Pseudodesulfovibrio sp.:
TGTGGCGGCAAAAAGAAGAAAGAAAAATGAGCAAAAAGCCTCCCATAGTTTGTCTTTTAGGTCCTACGGGGACCGGCAAGACCGCTGCGGCCATTGCCATTGCCAAGCGCATGGATGCCAGTGTCATCAATTTTGATTCCCGACAGGTGTATCGAGATTTTCCCCTTATTACGGCGCAACCCGATGCTGAGGAACAGGCTGCCTGTCCTCATTTGTTATACGGTTTTTTAGGGACTGAAGAAAAAATGACGGCTGCCCGGTTTGTGGCACTGGCTGTTGAGAAGATCGAAGAGGTTCGTTCACAAGGCCGTTTACCAATATTGGTAGGCGGGACAGGGATGTATCTACGGTCTTTGCTTTCCGGGATTGCTCCTATCCCTGAAATACCGGCTGAAATTCGGCAACAGGTTCTTGATCGAGTTAAAATCGAGGGCCCGCAGATTTTGCATGCTGAATTGACCAAGAACGATCCTGAGTACGCTGCTAAAATTCACCCCAATGACACGCAACGTAATGCTCGTGCTACAGAAGTTTATTTGGCAACGGGGAAGAGTATTACATGGTGGCATACTGAAAGTGAACATGCCCCGGCACCGTATGAGGCTCTCAAGATTGGTATGAAGATCGATTTGAATGAACTCACACCGCATTTGGCCAAACGGATCGGAATGATGTTGGAGCAAGGTGCGGTGGATGAAGCCACACGAGCCTATGCGAAGTGTTCAGATGGCAAAGCTCCAGGGTGGACCGGCATAGGATGTGCGGAGTTATTGGCCTTTTTGCGAGATGAACTTCCGCTTGGTGACGTTCAAAATATGTGGATTAAAAATACGAGAGCCTATGCCAAACGGCAGATCACATGGTTCAAAAAAGAATCCGATATTCATTGGTTTGCACCGGGAGCCAACGAAGATATCGCCGACCTTGTGGAGCAATGGTTGGCTGAATTCAAGTGATTAATCCTGTCCGATAACGACCAGTTGTGCTGGCGTAAGATACCAATTCAATGTGCCGCAAGTTTCTTTCATGTTCATCTGTAATTGCATGAGACCGCCATTTTCGATGGCGATGTCCACCGGTGTTTTTGTCGTGAGTATGTGGGAAGCAAGTGCGCCGAGCGAGGGGAGATGTCCCACAATGAGGATGGATTTCAATCCGTTGTAATCTCGTATGTAATCCAAAGTTTTTTTTGCCGGAGTCATTGCCTTGACGACATCGGTTACTTGAATTCTGGAGGGGGGATACCCCGTCTGCTCCGCCATTATTTTGGCTGTTTCCAAAGAGCGGGTTTTAGGACTGGCAACCACCAGTTCAAAACGTAGACCTAGAATTTGGGCAGCTCGTGCGGATTTTTCGATTTGCTCTCGACCCACCGGGCTTAATGGCTGATGCAGGTCAAGCTCTTTGGATAGGCAGACGCCATGTTGCATTAAATGGATAAGCATGCGTAACTCCACTGTTTGGTTGCCGTATTCTGGAAATGTATCACTCGCGTCAGGGCGCGGCAAGCTGCTTGCAGAAAAGCGGCAACCACGATACATCCGATGGAGTTTTGATATCCCATACCGCATGCGGTTTTGAATACTTGAGGACACTATACACATGTCATTTCGTTTCGTTATTCCCATTTTGTTGTCATTGTTTGTCTTTTCTCCTGTGGCGCATGCTTTTCAAGGGCATGTGCAGCCTTTTGGAAAGGAAGGGGCCATTGCCTGGGGGAATGGCGAACTTTCCGTTGTTCAGTCTGTTGAGAAAGGGAGCGATGAGGCGACGCCATATACGCCGTTGGCCGTGCGCAAGGCGGTTTCCATGGCTCGTCGGCTTCTGCTTGATATGGTTTTAACTACACGAATTAGCGCCAAGCAGACTGTTAGCAGTGCTCTCGCTGATAATCGAGTGCTCTCCAGTCAGGTGAGGGGGCTTGTCCACAATTCCCTTTTTCAAGGACCGTCCCAGATGGATGCCGAGGGAACTGTTCAGGTTTCTGAGCGATTCAGAGGCAAGTTGGCTGAGCTGATATTGCCGACAACTATTCAGTTTCAAAGCGGTATCCCTCCTAAATTATCCACGTATATGGAGCAGGATGTTACAGAACTTGAGGCCGTCGGTTCTGCAGTAATCGGATATTCTGGTGTCATCATTGACGCTCGGGGTATGAAGATTACGCCTGCATTGGCGCCTGTTATTTATGGTGCAGAAGGGCTGGGAGCTTATGGCTCCTTTTTGGTCAGTCGAGCCAATGCTGTGAAAAAGGGTGTTGTAGCATATGCGAATACGTCCGATATTGCCGTTCTCAAAGAACGCGTGGGTAATAATCCTTTGCGGGTAAAAGCTGTCAGTGCGTATGGCTCCTGGCGGACGGATATTGTCATTGAGACATCCATGGCCCGGTTAGTTCGTGCTATTATGAAATCTGGGAATATTGTTGCGAATTGTGCCGTCGTGATCGTCGTGGACGAAGCTGCGCCTGTCGAAACCATAGAAACTGTCGAAACCGAAAGCGAATAAGCGCGAGTCGAGATAATGCATACTATTTTGAGAATTTGTTCTTTTTTGATGTGCCTCATGATTTTCCCTGTCATGGCAGCAGCCGGTACTGTGGATGTTTTTCGGGCTGCGGAAGAAAATGTATCTCCAATGGAGATGCGTACGCGAGCAATGGCCGAAGGGTTTGCTATGGCGGTGCTGAGCGAGGCCCGAGTCATGTTACCCGATCTTGACCCTTTGCGTACTGAAGCCTTGAAAATGTATCTCGTTGGGCACGCCAAACCGTATATTCAGGGCTACAAACTTTTGTCTTCCAAGGAAGTTGATGAAGGCCTTGAAATGCGCATGGATGTGCGGATTAACAAGCGAACATTGCGTGATGGTTTGAAAAAAATGGGACTTTTCCAGACGGTGAAAACGCCACTGGCGGCATCTGTGATTTGGCCTCAGGAAATGACCGTTGATGAAATGGCTATCTTGCAGGGACTTATCACGATGACTGGTCTGGAGTTGGAAGAGAATACGTATCCAGCTTTATTTCTCGAATATACCAAGGAAAAGGCCTATAAGGGGCGTATGGTTCTGGATAATCATGAATGGCTTAGTATCAACAAGGATTTGTCTGTGGTTTGGGTTGATCTTTGGGCCCGGTATTTTAATCAGTCTCAATTAAAGGCTGTTCCGGCCAAAACGCAACTGCTTACTATTTCAGGATGGTTTTCGCCCGACGGAGTTTTGGAATTTGATCGTGTCCTTAGAGGATGGGATTCTGCTGTTCAGGAAGCGCGATTAGTGGAAATGGATATGCAACCCACAGGAGCAGGTGCCGTCTGGGATGTGAATATTCTGAACCGTGATAGATTAGACATGCTGTTGCAGTCGTTTTTGCCTCAGCGTGGTTTGACGTTTCAATTGACGCAGGGAGACTAAGAGGGAGGCCATACCGCCGTGTCGCGTGATGCCATTTGGACTGTTCCCAATATTTTGACAATAATTCGGATTCTGCTGACTCCGGCCTTTGTCATGGCGTATATTTCAGAGAACTTTAATTTTGCCTGGATACTTTTTGCCATTGCCGGTTTGACAGACGCACTCGATGGCTTTTTGGCCAGAATGTGGGATCAGCGTACACAACTTGGTGCCATGCTTGACCCACTTGCTGACAAGGTCCTGCTCGTCACATCTTTTCTTTGCTTAGCCCTTAAAGGGTGGATTCCTTCCTGGTTTGCCGTGTTGGTTGTCAGCCGTGATGTCATCATTGTCGGAGGGTTGGCTTTGCTTCATTTTTGGGGGATTGAGGTGCGTAGCCGTATTAAGCCCATCTGGATCAGCAAGTTTACCACTGCCGCTCAAATCTTTCTGGTCATTTTTGTCATGATACAAAGGTCTTTTGGGTTGGACTTCTCCTTAATACAATTACTCATGGTTTGGCTGACGGGTGGTGTTACGGTTATATCCGGAATTGCCTATGTGCGTCGCGGCTTTGAGCTTTTTTCAGAAGAATCCGACGGACAATAATTTTTGATCACACAAAGAAAAACCCGGTTGCATGACAACCGGGTTTAAATAACATTTGAAAGATTGGACGTGGGCTAGCTTTCTTTCTTGTCTTCGTCTTTTTCTTCTCTTGGGGTGACGTCGATTTCGTCAGGTTCGTTGGTCGCTTTTTTGAAATTGCTGATTGCTTTACCGATGCCACCGCCAATTTCAGGCAACTTCTTGGCACCAAAGATGACCAGGACGATAACGAGAATTATCAACAGTTCCCAAACTCCGAATCCGCCGATCATATATTGCCTCCAATTTGGTGAAAGTCCACGTGATTATTTGTTGACTGAGGCTATACACCCGAGCAAATGCTCAGTCAAGGACGTGGATTCTTTTCCTGCCTTGACACCGCAGGGAGAAAAGGAGCTCTTCCTCCTTTACAATCAGGGGTATGGGTTTTACATCATTCAGGTCCGGGAACTGTGTGTTTTTTATTTTACAGCCCATATATGAATAATGAGCGACTATGAATGATATAAAGCGATTGCCGGGTGACGGATGTATGCATTACGTCCGAGGACGATGCCTGTACGAGGAACGTCTCAATCCTGGGTATACACAGTCTTGGCGATGTCAGGTTCTTAAGAGATGGGAATCGAAATTCGACGATTTTTTGGCTCGGGCAGAGTTTTTTGGTGTTGAACAGAAGGCTGTGCCGGATTTGTGGGATCGCCAATTCCAACGTATGGCCCGCGATGTGTTTCATTGTCAGATGTATACCTATGAGCCCGGCGTGGAACCCCCGGGGTGTCGCAACCAACTGGATGCCATTTGTATTCACGGTCTGCCTAAATGCCATGGTCGTTGTCGCCATTACGAAATTGCAATTCCCGAACATGATGAAGAATAGAAATTAGGAGAATACACATGCTGCTCTCTTTTCCCAATCTGCACCCTGAGTTATGGACAGGTAGTCCGGTGGAAGGACTCAAATTTCTTGACCCCGGATTGAACGAAGCATCGTTTGATGGCGCGTTCCGTCCAGAGGGGTTGCCGCTTGATCCCAAGACTGCGACTGCTCTTATCAATGATTGCATCAATTTTGGTGAACAATTTAAAGACCCCGGTGAGATGGCGTATTTCGGAGCTGTGACCACAGATGATTTTTATGAAGGGTCGAGTATGTCCATTCAGGCACAGCTCACCCGGCAGTTTGATGATGGTCAAGGCTCCAAGCAGGAGCGTGAAGAAAAGGAAGCTCGGTCCAAGGCACAGTTTATTTTGTTGCTGGCTTGGTTCTTTGAAGAGCGCATGATCGAGTTGTCCGGACTGGAGAAGGGGATCAAAGCGAGCTGGGAGTCCATGGATACTACTTTGGGAGTAGATGATGAAGATCGTATCAATGAGCGTGTTGTCAATCTTGGCAATGCGCAAAGTCATACGGGTGGCGTATCAGATGGCCAGACCATTCCGCTCCCGTGGCAACGAGTGGTTGAAGCTTTGCCTGCCTTTATCCCCGAAGACACGATATTGATTTGCTCCGACAGTGAAATTCTTGATGCATGGGGAGAACTCGACATCGACTTTTCCGAGAATGAGGACGGAATGCTTACAGCAACATTGCCAGCGTGGAAGTTTGCTGGACGGCGCAGGGCGCCGGAAGGCACACCCACTGCGCTCAAGAGTGTGACTGTCGGAATTCTCAAATAATTTTAGGAGATATTGATGGCGCTTGCCAACCAGATAATGAACTCGGACTTACTCGGGGGCCTCAAGACTGTTGTTTTTGATTGCGACGGGGTCCTCATAGATTCCTATGAAGCGAATATGCATTACTATGGGACGATTAGAAAGGAATTGGGGTTGCCTCCTCTTTCAGATGAGGAGAAATATTATGTACATACGCGGACTCATAAAGAGGCCGTGACCCGTATCGTGCCGGAAGATCTGTTTGATGAAGCGTGGAAGCTCGTGAAGGCTTTTGATTCCTCTTCATTGCATCAATATCTTAAACGATCAGATGGGATTCGTGAATTTTTGTGGTGGTTGCGTGATGCAGGCTTCGGCTTGGCTGTGAATACCAGTCGCGGTGATACCATGGATGGCATTTTGACCATGATGGACCTTGAAGGTTTTTTCTATCCGGTCATGACTTCGGATAAAGTCTGTGTTCCAAAGCCTCATCCTGAAGGAATATTTACAATTATGCGGGAACATTGTGTTCAACCACACGAGGTTGCCTACATAGGAGATTCCATCGTGGATGAGAAAACCGCCCGAGCGGCTGGAGTCCGTTTTTGGGCATATAAAGATACAAATATGACCGCTGAAGTCCACATTGATGATTTCTGGGCAATCAAGGCGGCCATGCAAAGGTGCTACAAAGGGCGTGGACAGTCGTTTTAAGACTTGATTCTTACTATGCTGTGTGCGAAATTGACCACATTGGTATTAATGGCGGATACAAAGGTATCCTTATGATTTTGGAGGATATATGGATTTTCTGGGCTCGTTAGTCCAAGCGACGGCGTATATTACCAACACCGTCCTTACGATATATTTTTGGATCGTTATCATTTCTGCATTGCTTTCCTGGGTCAATCCTGACCCGTATAATCCCATCGTGCGTTTTCTGCGTGGTGTGACGGAACCGGTCTTCTACAAGATTCGCCGGTGGCTTCCGTTTGCCGTTGTCGGTGGTTTTGATCTTTCGCCCATCGTGGTGATTCTTGCCATTCAGGTGTGCAAGATCGTTGTGGTCGAAAATCTGTACCGCCTCGCGTACTCCATGAGTACCGGCGTACCCATGTAGCCGACCACACAGGAGGACTGCCATGACTGTTTCCAAGATTGATTTGCTCAACAAACAGTTTTCACGTGGAATGTTTGGATATTCCCGCGTGGAGGTAGATCAGTTTATGATGGAACTGGCTGAAGTCCTGGGTGATTTTGCGGATAATCGAAAAGATATGCGCAAGAAAATCAAGCGATTGGAAAAGACGTTGGTGGAGTATCGACAGCGTGATGAAACATTGCGCGATACGCTTATGAGCACGCAGAAGATGGTGGATGATCTGAAGGTCGCTGCCAGCAAAGAAGCTCAATTGATTCTTGATGAAGCTCGGGCCAAGGCCGATGCGACCGTGCAGAAGGGTCATAATCGTCTGGCACAACTTCATGAGGAAATTGAAGGCTTGAAGCGAAGCCGGACACAATTTGAAATTCAACTCAAAGGGCTTTTAAACTCGCATCTTGAAATGCTTGAGATGTCCAGTCCCGAGCGAGACAAGGTGGAAGAGTTGGAATCCAAGTTGAAATATTTGAAGAAAGTCGACTAAAACGGGGATTGGGTTATTTCCAAACCTGAATTTGTACGTCGGCATAAGGACGGCTGGCAGATAGCCGTCTGGGTACAGCCCGGGGCTCGAAAGAGTGAGTTGTCGGGATTGTATCAGGGGTGTGCCAAGATACGCTTGAATGCCCCGGCTGTAGACAACAAGGCGAATAAAAGTCTTGTAAAGTTTGTGGCTGAATTGTTGAAAGTGAAAAAAAGTCAGGTGGCGATAGTATCCGGGCATACCAACCGGAGAAAGCTTCTGGCAATAAGTCCGACGGGGGAACCGGATTGGAGTAATCTTCTTCCGGAACCCGCACCGCGATAACCTGTAAAAAGGAGCAGAACATGGAAGCCAAAGACCTTGAAATCATTGAGATGCACGGGGCCAAAGACACACAACTGAAGGCTCTGTGGGAACAACATGCTACGTACGAAAAGATGTTGGACAAGCTTGAATCCAAATCCTACCTTTCTGATACTGAAGTTCAGGAAATGAAAGAACTCAAGAAGAAGAAGCTCGCTGGCAAGACGCAGTTGCAGAGCATGCTTGATAAATATCGCAAATCGGAGGCGTAAGATATGAAATTGACCGGGGCCCAGACTCTCCTGAAGTGTCTGGAAATGGAAGGTGTTGATGTCATGTTCGGTTTCCCTGGTGGAGCCGTCATCGATATTTATGACGAAATACCCAAGTCATCTGTAGAGCATATTCTAGTACGCCACGAACAGGGTGCTATTCATGCGGCAGACGGCTATGCCAGGGCTACTGGACAAGTCGGGGTATGTCTCGTTACTTCCGGCCCCGGTGCGACCAATACCGTAACTGGGATCGCGACCGCATATGCTGATTCCATTCCGGTGGTCATATTTACAGGTCAGGTGCCCCGCGCACTGATTGGAAACGATGCGTTCCAGGAAGTGGATATCGTGGGGATCACCCGACCGTGTACCAAGCACAATTATCTTGTGCAGGACATTGAAGATTTGGCTACCACCATCAAACAGGCATTTTATTTGGCCCGTACCGGTCGTCCCGGGCCGGTGCTGGTGGATCTGCCCAAGGATGTCCAGCAGCAGATTGCCGAGTTCAGTTATCCGGAAGAAGTATCCATGCGCAGTTATAAACCGACAAAAAAACCGCATGTCGGTCAGATTCGCAAGGTGGTTAAGCTGCTCAAGGATGCCAAGCGACCGCTTATTTATTCAGGCGGCGGCGTCATTACTTCCGGTAGTCATGAAGAACTGACATGGCTTGGGCAGAATCTTAATATTCCGGTGACTTCGACCCTGATGGGGTTGGGAGCATTTCCGGGGGATGATGATCTTTTCCTTGGCATGCTCGGTATGCACGGGACCTATGCGGCCAATATGGCTGTGAACAACTGTGATCTGTTGCTTGCAGTCGGAGCGCGATTCGATGACCGTGTGACCGGCAAGGTAGATACCTTTGCGCCGAACGCCACTATCGTTCATATTGATGTGGACCCGACGTCCATTCAGAAGAATGTTTCTGTTCATGTGCCGTTGGTTGCGGACTGTAAACCAGCGTTGGCCGCGCTCAAGAAAGAGACTGAAGCGACCTTAAGTGATTTTGATTGGGCCGGCAGTTATGGCGATTGGGTGAAAAAGGTTCAGGGTTGGGCCGCAGAGCACCCGTTGACATATAATGATGATAGCGCGTCTATCAAACCACAGTATGTCGTTGAAAAAATTTATGAAATCACTAAGGGCGACGCGATAATCGCTACCGAGGTGGGGCAGAACCAGATGTGGGCTGCTCAGTTTTACAAGTACACTCAGCCGAATACGTTGCTGACGTCGGGTGGTTTGGGCACCATGGGCTACGGTTTTCCCGCAGCTTTGGGTGCACAACGAGCCTTCCCTGACAAGCTGGTTATTGATGTTGCCGGTGACGGTTCCATCCAGATGTGTATTCAGGAGATGATGACTGCGGTATGTAATAAGTTGCCCGTGAAGATCATTATTCTCAATAATGGCTATCTTGGTATGGTTCGACAGTGGCAGGAGCTCTTTTATGAGAAGAACTACTGTTCCACCTGTATGGACGCACAGCCTGATTTTGTTAAGCTGGCCGAGGCCTATGGTGCTGCTGGATTCCGAGTGACTGAAAAGAAAGATGTCGAATCGACTCTTCGTGAAGCCTTCAAGGTAGATAAGCCGGTCATTGTGGACATCCGTGTCGAGAAAGAAGAAAACGTTTACCCCATGGTCCCGGCCGGTGCTTCGCTGACCGAGATGCTGTTGGTTTAGGAGGCACACCATGAGTAAGCATACTCTTTCTGTTATGGTTGAAAATGAACCGGGTGTTTTGTCTCGCGTGGCCGGATTGTTTTCCGGGCGCGGTTTTAATATCTATTCTTTGAATGTTGCGCCGACTCTGG
This genomic window contains:
- the miaA gene encoding tRNA (adenosine(37)-N6)-dimethylallyltransferase MiaA, translated to MSKKPPIVCLLGPTGTGKTAAAIAIAKRMDASVINFDSRQVYRDFPLITAQPDAEEQAACPHLLYGFLGTEEKMTAARFVALAVEKIEEVRSQGRLPILVGGTGMYLRSLLSGIAPIPEIPAEIRQQVLDRVKIEGPQILHAELTKNDPEYAAKIHPNDTQRNARATEVYLATGKSITWWHTESEHAPAPYEALKIGMKIDLNELTPHLAKRIGMMLEQGAVDEATRAYAKCSDGKAPGWTGIGCAELLAFLRDELPLGDVQNMWIKNTRAYAKRQITWFKKESDIHWFAPGANEDIADLVEQWLAEFK
- a CDS encoding phosphoglycerate mutase family protein — encoded protein: MLIHLMQHGVCLSKELDLHQPLSPVGREQIEKSARAAQILGLRFELVVASPKTRSLETAKIMAEQTGYPPSRIQVTDVVKAMTPAKKTLDYIRDYNGLKSILIVGHLPSLGALASHILTTKTPVDIAIENGGLMQLQMNMKETCGTLNWYLTPAQLVVIGQD
- the pgsA gene encoding CDP-diacylglycerol--glycerol-3-phosphate 3-phosphatidyltransferase codes for the protein MSRDAIWTVPNILTIIRILLTPAFVMAYISENFNFAWILFAIAGLTDALDGFLARMWDQRTQLGAMLDPLADKVLLVTSFLCLALKGWIPSWFAVLVVSRDVIIVGGLALLHFWGIEVRSRIKPIWISKFTTAAQIFLVIFVMIQRSFGLDFSLIQLLMVWLTGGVTVISGIAYVRRGFELFSEESDGQ
- a CDS encoding twin-arginine translocase TatA/TatE family subunit, translated to MIGGFGVWELLIILVIVLVIFGAKKLPEIGGGIGKAISNFKKATNEPDEIDVTPREEKDEDKKES
- a CDS encoding HAD-IA family hydrolase; this encodes MALANQIMNSDLLGGLKTVVFDCDGVLIDSYEANMHYYGTIRKELGLPPLSDEEKYYVHTRTHKEAVTRIVPEDLFDEAWKLVKAFDSSSLHQYLKRSDGIREFLWWLRDAGFGLAVNTSRGDTMDGILTMMDLEGFFYPVMTSDKVCVPKPHPEGIFTIMREHCVQPHEVAYIGDSIVDEKTARAAGVRFWAYKDTNMTAEVHIDDFWAIKAAMQRCYKGRGQSF
- a CDS encoding YggT family protein, translating into MDFLGSLVQATAYITNTVLTIYFWIVIISALLSWVNPDPYNPIVRFLRGVTEPVFYKIRRWLPFAVVGGFDLSPIVVILAIQVCKIVVVENLYRLAYSMSTGVPM
- a CDS encoding DivIVA domain-containing protein → MTVSKIDLLNKQFSRGMFGYSRVEVDQFMMELAEVLGDFADNRKDMRKKIKRLEKTLVEYRQRDETLRDTLMSTQKMVDDLKVAASKEAQLILDEARAKADATVQKGHNRLAQLHEEIEGLKRSRTQFEIQLKGLLNSHLEMLEMSSPERDKVEELESKLKYLKKVD
- a CDS encoding DUF167 domain-containing protein codes for the protein MAVWVQPGARKSELSGLYQGCAKIRLNAPAVDNKANKSLVKFVAELLKVKKSQVAIVSGHTNRRKLLAISPTGEPDWSNLLPEPAPR
- a CDS encoding DUF465 domain-containing protein is translated as MEAKDLEIIEMHGAKDTQLKALWEQHATYEKMLDKLESKSYLSDTEVQEMKELKKKKLAGKTQLQSMLDKYRKSEA
- the ilvB gene encoding biosynthetic-type acetolactate synthase large subunit; translated protein: MKLTGAQTLLKCLEMEGVDVMFGFPGGAVIDIYDEIPKSSVEHILVRHEQGAIHAADGYARATGQVGVCLVTSGPGATNTVTGIATAYADSIPVVIFTGQVPRALIGNDAFQEVDIVGITRPCTKHNYLVQDIEDLATTIKQAFYLARTGRPGPVLVDLPKDVQQQIAEFSYPEEVSMRSYKPTKKPHVGQIRKVVKLLKDAKRPLIYSGGGVITSGSHEELTWLGQNLNIPVTSTLMGLGAFPGDDDLFLGMLGMHGTYAANMAVNNCDLLLAVGARFDDRVTGKVDTFAPNATIVHIDVDPTSIQKNVSVHVPLVADCKPALAALKKETEATLSDFDWAGSYGDWVKKVQGWAAEHPLTYNDDSASIKPQYVVEKIYEITKGDAIIATEVGQNQMWAAQFYKYTQPNTLLTSGGLGTMGYGFPAALGAQRAFPDKLVIDVAGDGSIQMCIQEMMTAVCNKLPVKIIILNNGYLGMVRQWQELFYEKNYCSTCMDAQPDFVKLAEAYGAAGFRVTEKKDVESTLREAFKVDKPVIVDIRVEKEENVYPMVPAGASLTEMLLV